One region of Rubripirellula tenax genomic DNA includes:
- a CDS encoding methylated-DNA--[protein]-cysteine S-methyltransferase translates to MNHFYSRFRSPVGELTLVARDNDLVGILWEDEDLCRTRLQPSIPADDHPVLIQTANELMEYFAGERTAFDIPISMTGTPFQLSVWESLRAIPYGHTKSYLAIAQSIGNPKAVRAVGGANRRNPISIVVPCHRVIGSSGKLTGFAGGLSAKERLLDLEMAGAAPLRMFSPNL, encoded by the coding sequence ATGAATCACTTTTATTCCCGTTTCCGTTCGCCGGTCGGTGAGCTAACACTCGTTGCCCGAGACAACGATTTGGTCGGAATTTTGTGGGAAGACGAAGATCTCTGCCGCACAAGACTACAGCCTTCGATACCGGCTGATGACCATCCCGTGTTGATCCAGACTGCGAACGAACTTATGGAGTACTTCGCCGGTGAACGCACTGCGTTTGACATTCCGATCTCGATGACCGGCACTCCGTTTCAATTGAGCGTTTGGGAATCGCTTCGGGCGATTCCCTACGGGCATACGAAATCGTACCTGGCGATTGCACAATCCATCGGCAACCCAAAGGCCGTGCGTGCGGTTGGTGGAGCAAACCGGCGAAATCCGATTTCGATCGTCGTTCCATGTCACCGTGTGATCGGATCGTCAGGAAAATTGACTGGATTCGCTGGCGGTCTTTCGGCCAAAGAAAGGCTGCTGGACCTGGAAATGGCTGGTGCAGCGCCGCTGCGAATGTTTTCGCCGAATCTGTGA
- a CDS encoding AAA family ATPase: protein MPPSDWNWLPTPRSEILPVISESLRQRFVYADEIADLLSAAFYEPCNLLLWGPGGHGKSEMVVTALKALGLSDDEIFIQSFGEGMSEDRLWGGPDMASLDTCLRYDTSRSFLAPQYRAVIFEEIFDAPAQSLLPLKDVLTRRIFINGAERVAMKAKVVIACTNKDPREFSDGNDAILALMERFLLQKEVRWPAYEAKNYAELFAKIRPTASEGGRELHQRLAAVIAGLNETKTFVMSPRMAIQALEVVTRSARIRGDDRVTGPAFHNIRFVQGMQSYTADLDRKIDRHLPDDTNFRIQLDDGDFSSVGDGPLRKTRREIPKLIASALQPNFIHCDEIVRVLTLAFVQPCNVLLWGPGGHGKSEMVMAALRVMGYDDEEIFLQSFGEGMSEDRLWGGPNIAKLDVCLEYDTDRSFLPHEVVVLEEILDASSQALLPLKDVLTRKSFMNGNNAVPMKSKAIIACTNKDPRQYAKDSDAVKALLERFPLQLEVRWPSYEQSDYEGLFHKANPTASADKRKLHRIYAHVIANLNEDRETGFHVSPRIALGGLRLAGNSVGRHGRKKMIVEDILTIRNVQGMESYKRDVEGLIRSALLEGGVEVLLSDIDERAERLRGKMDDVDKIFAAGRGLDAAQRGEVNDEAIAAMLELMSSIDRLQHELNYLQISDPKLLAWQKVSAARVAEIAAEIEAGT, encoded by the coding sequence GTGCCACCGAGCGATTGGAATTGGTTGCCCACGCCACGGTCCGAAATTCTACCGGTCATTTCGGAATCGCTTCGGCAACGGTTCGTTTATGCCGATGAGATTGCGGACCTTTTATCAGCCGCTTTCTATGAACCTTGCAATTTATTGTTGTGGGGACCGGGTGGGCACGGCAAGAGCGAAATGGTGGTCACGGCGCTGAAGGCACTCGGCTTGTCGGACGATGAAATCTTCATTCAATCGTTCGGCGAGGGAATGAGCGAAGACCGGTTGTGGGGCGGCCCCGACATGGCTTCGCTCGACACGTGCTTGCGGTACGACACTTCCCGTTCATTCTTGGCACCTCAGTATCGTGCGGTCATCTTTGAAGAGATCTTTGACGCACCGGCTCAATCGCTGTTGCCGCTCAAAGATGTTTTGACGCGGCGGATCTTCATCAACGGTGCCGAACGCGTTGCCATGAAGGCGAAGGTCGTCATCGCATGCACGAACAAGGACCCTCGTGAATTTAGCGACGGCAATGACGCGATCCTGGCGTTGATGGAAAGGTTTTTATTGCAAAAAGAGGTTCGTTGGCCCGCCTATGAAGCAAAGAACTATGCCGAGCTGTTCGCAAAAATTCGGCCAACCGCATCGGAAGGAGGGCGTGAACTGCACCAGCGATTAGCGGCTGTGATCGCGGGACTGAACGAAACAAAGACGTTTGTGATGTCGCCGCGGATGGCGATTCAGGCACTGGAAGTCGTCACGCGCAGCGCACGGATTCGCGGCGATGATCGCGTTACCGGCCCCGCGTTCCACAACATTCGGTTTGTCCAAGGAATGCAGTCCTACACCGCGGACTTGGATCGCAAGATCGATCGCCACCTGCCCGACGATACCAACTTTCGAATTCAATTGGACGACGGTGACTTTTCGTCCGTTGGTGATGGGCCGCTGCGGAAGACTCGCCGCGAGATTCCAAAGCTGATCGCGTCGGCGCTGCAACCGAATTTTATCCATTGCGACGAAATTGTCCGCGTGTTGACGCTGGCTTTCGTACAGCCTTGCAATGTGCTGTTATGGGGACCGGGCGGCCATGGCAAGAGCGAGATGGTGATGGCGGCCCTTCGTGTGATGGGATACGACGACGAAGAAATTTTTCTGCAATCGTTCGGCGAAGGCATGAGCGAGGATCGGCTCTGGGGCGGCCCCAACATTGCCAAACTGGACGTTTGTTTGGAATACGATACTGACCGATCATTTCTGCCTCACGAAGTTGTCGTGCTGGAAGAAATTCTCGACGCTTCGTCCCAGGCTCTCTTGCCGTTGAAGGACGTTCTTACCCGTAAGTCGTTCATGAACGGCAATAACGCGGTGCCGATGAAGTCCAAGGCGATCATCGCATGTACGAACAAAGATCCGCGGCAATACGCCAAGGACAGCGACGCGGTGAAAGCGCTTTTGGAAAGATTTCCTCTGCAACTGGAAGTGCGTTGGCCCTCTTACGAACAATCCGACTACGAGGGGCTGTTCCATAAAGCCAACCCGACCGCCAGCGCCGATAAGCGCAAGCTGCATCGAATCTATGCGCACGTCATCGCCAATTTGAACGAAGACCGCGAAACGGGATTTCACGTCTCGCCGCGAATTGCGCTGGGCGGATTGCGTTTGGCGGGCAATAGCGTCGGTCGGCATGGCCGCAAGAAGATGATTGTCGAAGACATTTTGACGATCCGAAATGTTCAGGGAATGGAATCCTACAAGCGCGACGTCGAAGGACTGATCCGATCGGCGTTGCTAGAAGGCGGTGTCGAAGTCTTGCTCAGCGACATTGACGAACGGGCCGAGCGACTGCGAGGAAAGATGGATGACGTCGACAAAATTTTCGCGGCCGGTCGAGGGTTAGACGCCGCGCAGCGAGGCGAGGTGAATGATGAAGCGATCGCGGCGATGTTGGAATTGATGTCCAGCATTGATCGATTGCAGCATGAGTTGAACTACTTGCAGATATCCGATCCGAAGCTGCTGGCGTGGCAAAAGGTTTCAGCGGCTCGCGTCGCTGAGATCGCGGCCGAAATCGAGGCGGGAACGTAG
- a CDS encoding Gfo/Idh/MocA family protein: MGINAPLNRKLRMALVGGGAGSFIGRVHSIAACLDNRAVLTAGALSSNPERSKASAADYGIADSRAYGSYEAMLDAESKLPEDERIDFVSIATPNHLHFEVARAAVEAGFNVVCDKPMTFDLAQAESLLETVKNSDVVFAVTHNYTGYPLVRQAREMILGGELGEINAIRTQYIQGWLRTNLEKEDQKQAAWRTDPTKSGAAGAFGDIATHAYNLGRFMTGEMPDTVSCHLKTFVEGRKLDDYGTAVIRYQNGALGTCTASQISHGRENDVEVEIDGTKGSLKWRQENPNEMIFRQNGKPHQIYTRDPNAPHTNAAGAGACRLPAGHPEAFFEAFANVYVAAFDDMAKRAAGESFERVNTVYPNVYDGVEGMYFIQQCVNSSNENAAWLPLKHAAARR, from the coding sequence ATGGGAATCAACGCACCTCTGAATCGCAAGCTCCGGATGGCTCTCGTCGGCGGCGGCGCCGGTTCGTTTATCGGCCGTGTTCACTCGATCGCAGCATGCTTAGACAATCGTGCCGTTTTGACCGCGGGGGCCCTGTCGAGCAACCCCGAACGGTCAAAAGCCTCTGCGGCCGATTACGGGATCGCCGATTCTCGGGCATACGGAAGCTATGAAGCGATGCTCGACGCCGAGTCGAAACTTCCCGAAGATGAACGCATCGACTTCGTCAGCATCGCAACGCCAAACCATTTGCACTTCGAGGTCGCCCGCGCCGCAGTCGAAGCGGGGTTCAATGTCGTTTGCGACAAACCGATGACGTTCGACCTTGCGCAAGCAGAGTCTCTTTTGGAAACCGTAAAAAACAGCGACGTCGTCTTCGCAGTCACTCACAACTACACCGGCTATCCGTTGGTTCGCCAAGCTCGCGAAATGATTTTGGGCGGTGAGTTGGGCGAGATCAACGCGATCCGAACTCAATACATTCAAGGTTGGCTGCGAACGAACCTTGAAAAAGAAGACCAAAAACAAGCCGCTTGGCGGACCGATCCGACCAAGAGCGGTGCGGCCGGTGCGTTCGGTGACATCGCCACGCACGCTTACAATCTGGGCCGTTTCATGACGGGCGAGATGCCCGATACGGTAAGCTGCCATTTGAAAACATTTGTCGAAGGCCGAAAGCTTGATGACTACGGAACCGCGGTCATTCGTTATCAAAACGGCGCGTTGGGAACTTGCACAGCGTCACAGATCAGCCACGGCCGCGAAAATGACGTCGAGGTAGAAATTGACGGTACCAAGGGTTCGCTGAAATGGCGGCAAGAGAATCCCAACGAAATGATTTTTCGTCAGAACGGAAAACCGCACCAGATTTACACCCGCGACCCGAACGCACCACACACCAACGCCGCGGGCGCGGGTGCTTGTCGGTTGCCAGCGGGGCATCCCGAAGCGTTCTTTGAAGCGTTTGCCAACGTCTACGTTGCTGCGTTTGACGACATGGCAAAGCGTGCGGCGGGCGAGTCGTTTGAACGTGTCAACACGGTCTATCCGAATGTTTACGACGGCGTCGAAGGCATGTACTTCATCCAACAATGCGTCAACAGCAGCAACGAAAATGCTGCTTGGTTGCCACTGAAGCACGCTGCGGCGCGAAGATAA
- a CDS encoding ATP-dependent helicase, translating to MSTNNGLKSLTDGLNDAQAEAVRTLSGPMLVLAGAGTGKTRVVTFRIANLIRHGTAPDRILAVTFTNKAAGEMQERVGELIGTGKRRRKNEPAPPKPTVSTFHAHCVRILRRHAKALGYPAKFSIYDRSDQETLARGILRELRLPGTALSPGDMLNIIGGWKNQSIKPDQAAYVASTDKEHFAASGYRRYQNGLRACGAMDFDDLLLNTETLFDEHEAIRDEEAAKFDHVLVDEYQDTNGSQYRITKHLSSKHRNLCVVGDDDQSIYAWRGADVTHILNFSKDWPDAKVVCLENNYRSTAEILTLANRLIEFNTTRHDKTLIPSRPAGKRPKIDQHKDEITEAKSVVARISHLIDNEHVQPRDIAILFRTNEQPRLFETELRKAKVPYVMLGAQSFFDRKEVRDLLSYLKWIEQPNDEVALLRVINTPPRGLGNKTVQTLIAKAVDRGVPVWDVMTDSTATSELPAAARAGIESLASIAKDVQLRAKNESLTAAMETLLVRTAYADELTRLYDKPEERESRMASIGELTNAVGAYQDGDGERDLTGFLGEILLSGKDMGSEKDKLAKQNAVWLLTLHAAKGLEFPVVFMVGMEDGLIPHSRSVKSGNEEDIAEERRLCYVGITRAQEDLTMSLALTRRKWGKPRPTTPSRFLYEIVGKAENPNKYRKKKPGRTLGR from the coding sequence ATGTCGACGAACAACGGATTGAAATCGCTCACCGACGGATTGAATGATGCCCAAGCCGAAGCGGTCCGGACGCTGTCTGGGCCGATGTTGGTGCTTGCCGGCGCCGGAACGGGCAAGACCCGCGTCGTAACGTTTCGCATCGCCAACCTGATTCGGCATGGTACAGCACCGGATCGGATTCTGGCCGTGACGTTTACCAACAAAGCGGCCGGTGAAATGCAGGAGCGGGTCGGTGAACTGATTGGCACCGGCAAGCGGCGACGAAAGAACGAACCCGCCCCACCCAAGCCGACCGTCAGCACCTTTCACGCTCACTGCGTCCGTATCTTACGACGACACGCCAAGGCGCTTGGGTACCCGGCGAAGTTCTCAATCTACGATCGCAGCGATCAAGAAACTTTGGCGCGAGGAATCTTGCGCGAGTTGCGTCTGCCGGGAACCGCACTGAGCCCCGGCGACATGCTGAACATCATCGGCGGTTGGAAAAACCAATCGATCAAACCCGATCAAGCAGCCTACGTCGCGTCGACCGACAAAGAGCACTTTGCCGCGTCGGGTTACCGCCGCTACCAAAATGGACTGCGGGCGTGCGGAGCCATGGATTTCGATGATCTACTGCTCAACACCGAAACCTTATTCGATGAACATGAAGCGATCCGTGACGAAGAAGCGGCGAAGTTCGATCATGTGCTGGTCGACGAATACCAAGACACCAACGGTTCACAATACCGGATCACCAAACACTTGTCGTCGAAGCACCGCAATCTTTGCGTCGTCGGCGATGACGACCAATCGATTTACGCTTGGCGCGGCGCGGACGTGACTCACATTTTGAACTTTTCCAAAGATTGGCCCGATGCCAAGGTCGTATGTTTGGAAAATAACTATCGCAGCACGGCCGAAATCTTGACGCTGGCCAATCGGTTGATCGAATTCAATACGACACGGCACGACAAGACTCTGATTCCCAGCCGGCCGGCCGGAAAACGCCCTAAAATCGACCAACATAAAGACGAGATCACGGAAGCCAAATCGGTCGTCGCACGGATCAGCCACCTGATCGACAACGAACACGTCCAACCGCGTGACATTGCGATCCTGTTTCGCACCAACGAGCAGCCTCGATTATTCGAAACGGAACTGCGAAAGGCGAAGGTGCCCTACGTCATGTTGGGCGCCCAGTCGTTCTTTGACCGAAAAGAAGTCCGCGATCTGTTGTCGTATTTGAAATGGATCGAACAGCCCAACGATGAAGTCGCGCTGTTGCGGGTGATTAACACGCCGCCGCGTGGATTGGGGAACAAGACGGTGCAGACGTTGATCGCCAAAGCAGTCGATCGTGGCGTCCCGGTCTGGGACGTGATGACCGATTCAACAGCGACATCCGAATTGCCGGCAGCCGCGCGGGCGGGCATCGAAAGCTTGGCATCGATCGCCAAAGACGTGCAACTACGCGCCAAGAACGAATCGTTGACCGCAGCAATGGAAACGTTGCTTGTCCGAACTGCGTACGCCGACGAATTGACGCGACTGTACGACAAACCCGAAGAACGCGAATCACGGATGGCGTCGATCGGCGAATTGACCAACGCCGTGGGGGCTTACCAAGACGGTGACGGCGAACGCGATCTGACAGGATTTCTTGGCGAGATCTTGTTGTCCGGTAAAGACATGGGCAGCGAGAAAGACAAGCTGGCCAAACAGAACGCCGTTTGGTTGCTAACGCTGCACGCCGCCAAGGGCTTGGAATTCCCGGTCGTGTTCATGGTGGGGATGGAAGACGGATTGATCCCACACAGCCGCAGCGTCAAGAGCGGCAATGAAGAAGACATCGCCGAAGAACGTCGCTTGTGTTATGTCGGAATCACGCGAGCCCAAGAAGACTTAACAATGTCGCTGGCTCTGACCCGTCGCAAATGGGGAAAGCCGCGACCAACAACGCCTAGCCGATTCCTGTACGAAATCGTTGGCAAAGCGGAAAACCCGAACAAGTATCGTAAGAAGAAACCCGGTCGAACGCTCGGCCGGTAA
- a CDS encoding PAS domain-containing hybrid sensor histidine kinase/response regulator encodes MTDLAGRSDDSTATDAPNALKRLATEFRWIASIDGDWKWVGPSAEHVFECSAAELIGDRDQRLSRIHENDRASVIAAINRVADASSAIDDENCGSPIEIEYRITKPDGKAFWLHDTMVRQIDRANNESDQSGDNAFIHGLTRIVEDRRHIELALNDAEAVYLSLVESLPLSILRKDVRGRIQYANARACEQIGLDVEDLIGKCDFDLFPADLAKKYMADDLEVIQSGKLYHDVERHQVADDKQMHVEVWKAPVHSARGDVVGIQIMFWDITNQMDAEHQVEFERFLLSTLLETVPDSVYFKDAESRFIRLSRSCAAKFGLDEPRLAIGKSDADFFSREHARNAMADERQVMETGQPILAQIEHETYDDGIETWCSTTKVPLQDKGGRVIGTFGISRDVTEEKRAERELARERDLLKTIINNVPDLIYVKDRAGRFVTANASLLNLLKLESAEHLLGRTDYDFSPPELACDYVADDQNVMRHRRPLLDREESHRTSDGSAICLLTTKVPLFDPNGDVIGVVGIGHDITERKRADEELLAAKEIADKANRAKGDFLANMSHEIRTPMNAIIGMTDLVLDTPLDPNQRSFLSMVQESADSLLSIINDILDFSKIEAGKLDLDPSVFEVRECLGDTMKTLGVKAHTKGIELAFRIAPEVPRFAIADAGRLRQVLINLVGNAIKFTEKGEVVVDVRLADDVASDASTGDQSVEVVVRDTGIGIEPEKYASIFHEFEQADTSTTRKFGGTGLGLAISSRLARLLGGEIQVESEVGVGSCFSFRVDLKSAPEHIESTQKRGVVVVGGTKVLAVDDNETNRLILSEILTNWGMIATLAESGQQALDAMRCDASSGVPYALVISDVNMPHMSGYDFITEVRSDDAIRSTPIVILTSGDREGERKIAESLDVRQRLMKPVKQSELFDAIVRVLGVNASEDAHTIDSQDSDKWIDGLRILLAEDNEINQRLAVGLLTKDGHSVDVACDGGEAVKMLALKKYDVVLMDVQMPVMDGYEATHQIRMTEQSSGEHIPIIAMTAHAMKGDREKCLDAGMDEYVPKPIRVASLREKLLAVRASGSAKSTEVVNPSETPNNRNHPMTSENQDKPMADQVDTNESEADAGPSAIDWQQALVTVGGDEHLMNELMGVYLGEVSSLLRAFERAIQSDDRGSLRRAAHTLKGASLSVGAMPTSRVAEVLELGCETASTDELTEQLAMTKASAQMAVRAIEQHLNKEAPSK; translated from the coding sequence ATGACGGACTTAGCCGGCCGATCGGACGACAGTACCGCGACAGATGCGCCCAACGCCTTGAAGAGGTTGGCGACCGAGTTTCGGTGGATTGCGTCAATCGATGGCGACTGGAAGTGGGTTGGACCATCGGCTGAGCATGTTTTTGAATGTTCCGCGGCCGAATTGATCGGCGATCGCGATCAACGACTCAGCCGCATCCACGAAAACGATCGTGCAAGTGTCATCGCGGCGATCAACCGAGTCGCTGACGCTTCATCGGCCATTGATGATGAAAACTGTGGAAGCCCGATCGAGATCGAGTATCGGATCACTAAACCGGACGGCAAGGCATTTTGGCTTCACGACACAATGGTTCGACAGATCGATCGTGCAAACAATGAATCCGATCAATCCGGCGACAATGCATTCATTCACGGCCTGACGCGAATCGTCGAAGATCGGCGCCATATCGAGCTAGCACTCAACGATGCCGAGGCGGTCTATCTGTCGCTGGTCGAAAGCTTGCCCTTGAGTATCTTGCGCAAGGATGTGCGCGGCCGAATTCAATATGCAAACGCTCGGGCCTGTGAACAGATCGGACTTGACGTCGAAGATCTAATCGGAAAATGCGATTTCGATCTATTCCCGGCCGATCTGGCCAAAAAGTATATGGCCGACGATCTTGAGGTCATACAGTCCGGAAAACTCTATCACGATGTCGAACGGCATCAAGTTGCGGACGACAAGCAAATGCATGTCGAGGTGTGGAAGGCGCCCGTTCACAGCGCACGTGGTGATGTGGTCGGAATCCAGATCATGTTTTGGGATATCACCAATCAGATGGATGCCGAACATCAGGTCGAATTCGAACGCTTTCTTCTTTCCACCTTGTTAGAAACGGTTCCCGATTCAGTTTATTTTAAGGACGCCGAAAGTCGGTTCATTCGATTGAGTCGTAGCTGCGCCGCCAAGTTTGGCCTCGACGAACCGCGACTGGCAATCGGAAAATCGGACGCCGATTTCTTTTCACGCGAGCACGCACGCAACGCGATGGCGGATGAACGCCAAGTGATGGAAACCGGTCAACCCATCTTGGCCCAAATCGAGCACGAAACCTACGACGACGGCATCGAAACGTGGTGCAGCACAACGAAAGTGCCGCTTCAGGACAAAGGCGGACGCGTGATCGGGACGTTCGGCATTTCGAGGGATGTCACAGAGGAGAAACGTGCGGAACGAGAACTGGCTCGCGAACGCGACCTGTTGAAGACAATCATTAACAACGTACCCGACTTGATCTATGTCAAAGATCGAGCCGGGCGTTTCGTCACGGCCAACGCATCACTCCTGAATCTGCTGAAACTCGAAAGTGCCGAACATCTGTTGGGACGCACGGACTATGACTTTTCGCCTCCCGAGTTGGCATGCGACTACGTCGCCGATGATCAAAACGTTATGCGACACCGCCGTCCACTGCTGGATCGCGAGGAATCGCATCGCACCAGCGATGGCAGCGCCATTTGTTTGCTGACGACCAAGGTCCCATTGTTCGATCCCAACGGTGACGTGATCGGTGTGGTTGGAATTGGGCACGACATCACCGAGCGAAAACGGGCTGACGAAGAACTTTTGGCAGCGAAAGAGATCGCCGACAAAGCCAACCGCGCAAAGGGTGATTTCTTGGCCAATATGAGTCATGAGATCCGAACGCCGATGAATGCGATCATCGGAATGACGGACTTGGTGCTCGACACGCCTTTGGATCCGAACCAAAGGAGCTTTTTGTCGATGGTTCAAGAATCGGCGGATTCGCTACTTTCGATCATCAACGACATTCTCGACTTTTCAAAGATTGAAGCGGGTAAACTGGATTTAGACCCAAGCGTCTTTGAAGTCCGCGAGTGTCTAGGCGATACGATGAAGACGCTCGGTGTGAAAGCACATACCAAAGGCATCGAGTTGGCGTTTCGCATCGCACCCGAGGTGCCCCGTTTTGCGATCGCCGACGCCGGACGGCTACGGCAAGTGCTGATCAATCTTGTTGGTAACGCGATCAAGTTTACCGAGAAAGGCGAGGTCGTGGTGGACGTTCGCTTGGCAGACGATGTCGCCAGTGATGCATCCACCGGCGATCAATCAGTCGAGGTCGTCGTCCGAGATACCGGCATTGGTATCGAGCCGGAAAAGTACGCGTCCATCTTTCACGAATTCGAGCAGGCCGACACCTCCACGACGCGAAAATTCGGTGGTACGGGCTTGGGTCTGGCAATTTCATCGCGATTGGCACGATTGCTTGGCGGCGAAATTCAAGTCGAAAGCGAAGTCGGCGTGGGCAGCTGTTTCTCGTTCCGTGTCGATTTGAAGTCGGCACCGGAGCACATCGAATCCACGCAAAAGCGTGGCGTTGTCGTCGTTGGTGGAACCAAGGTGCTGGCCGTCGATGACAACGAAACGAATCGTTTGATTCTGAGCGAAATTCTTACGAATTGGGGGATGATCGCGACCTTGGCCGAATCGGGGCAGCAAGCGTTGGACGCGATGCGATGCGATGCCTCATCCGGTGTCCCATATGCGCTCGTGATCAGCGATGTAAATATGCCTCACATGAGCGGCTATGACTTCATCACCGAAGTCCGTTCTGATGACGCGATCCGATCAACGCCAATCGTAATCTTGACCAGCGGTGACCGAGAAGGTGAACGCAAGATCGCGGAATCATTGGATGTGCGTCAACGATTGATGAAACCGGTCAAGCAATCAGAACTGTTCGACGCAATCGTTCGCGTCTTGGGCGTCAATGCGTCCGAAGATGCCCATACGATTGACAGTCAAGATTCCGACAAATGGATCGACGGACTGCGGATTCTGTTGGCCGAGGATAACGAGATCAATCAGCGTCTTGCGGTCGGTTTGTTGACCAAGGACGGGCACTCGGTCGATGTTGCCTGTGACGGCGGCGAGGCGGTCAAAATGCTGGCGCTGAAGAAATATGATGTCGTGCTTATGGATGTTCAGATGCCGGTGATGGACGGATACGAGGCAACCCATCAGATCCGCATGACAGAGCAGTCCAGCGGCGAGCACATCCCCATCATCGCCATGACCGCCCACGCCATGAAGGGAGATCGGGAAAAATGTTTGGATGCTGGGATGGACGAATACGTTCCCAAGCCGATTCGCGTGGCAAGCTTGCGAGAAAAACTACTTGCCGTACGCGCATCCGGTTCTGCGAAATCGACTGAAGTCGTCAACCCAAGTGAAACGCCAAACAACCGAAACCATCCAATGACATCGGAAAATCAGGACAAACCAATGGCTGATCAAGTCGATACAAACGAATCGGAAGCGGACGCTGGGCCATCGGCGATTGATTGGCAACAAGCGCTCGTTACCGTCGGTGGTGATGAGCATTTGATGAACGAATTGATGGGCGTCTATCTGGGCGAAGTCAGTAGTTTGTTGCGAGCTTTTGAACGCGCGATACAATCCGACGATCGCGGCAGCTTGCGGCGAGCGGCACACACACTGAAGGGAGCTTCGCTGTCCGTTGGTGCGATGCCGACCAGCCGCGTTGCCGAAGTGTTGGAACTCGGCTGTGAAACGGCATCCACGGATGAGCTTACCGAACAGCTGGCGATGACCAAAGCGTCCGCTCAAATGGCCGTCCGGGCAATCGAACAACATTTAAACAAAGAAGCACCATCAAAGTGA
- the mog gene encoding molybdopterin adenylyltransferase, which yields MTLSTRIGILTVSDRASRGEYEDLGGPAIANYLAEVLDSSWAPVQRIVSDDQAGIAEAMVQMCDDEGCCLLITTGGTGPAPRDVTPEATEAVCEKMMPGFGELMRKVSLEKVPTAILSRQTAGIRGKTLIVNLPGKPRAIAECLDAVFPAIPYCIDLIVDVGSDGPSDPPPPRLETNSSRWVAFRPKQ from the coding sequence GTGACCTTATCGACTCGGATCGGAATTCTAACGGTTTCAGATCGCGCTAGTCGCGGCGAGTACGAAGACCTTGGCGGCCCCGCAATTGCGAACTATCTGGCCGAAGTCTTGGACAGCTCCTGGGCGCCGGTGCAACGCATTGTTTCCGACGACCAAGCTGGAATCGCCGAAGCGATGGTCCAGATGTGCGATGACGAAGGTTGTTGTTTGTTGATCACAACGGGCGGTACGGGGCCAGCGCCAAGAGACGTGACCCCAGAAGCAACCGAGGCGGTTTGTGAAAAAATGATGCCCGGATTCGGCGAGTTGATGCGAAAAGTATCGCTCGAAAAAGTGCCAACAGCCATTCTGTCTCGACAAACGGCTGGCATCCGTGGAAAAACGCTGATTGTGAATCTGCCAGGCAAGCCCCGTGCGATCGCCGAATGCCTCGATGCGGTGTTTCCGGCAATTCCTTACTGCATCGATTTGATCGTTGATGTTGGTTCGGATGGTCCATCAGACCCACCGCCACCAAGATTGGAAACGAATTCAAGTCGCTGGGTCGCCTTTCGACCCAAGCAGTAA